TCGCGCATCGTGCTCGACACGGAGGGGGTCGATCCTGCGGTCGTCGACCTCGCGACCCGCATCGAGAGCGCGCAGGAGCCCGAGATCGCGACCATGGAGGGCTTCCTCGACGAGTGGGGCGCCGAGCCGATGGGCGACCACTCGGGCCACGAGATGGACGGGATGCTGAGCGAGGCGGAGATCCAGGCGCTCGAGGCCGCGGACGCCGCGACCGTCTCGCGACTGTTCCTCGAGGGCATGATCGCGCACCACGAGGGCGCCGTGGACATGGCGAAGGCCGAGCTGGCGGACGGTGAGAACCCGGAGGCCCTGGCACTGGCGCAGGAGATCATCGACGCCCAGGAGTCGGAGATCGCGGAGATGCAGGACCTGCTGGCGGCCCTCTAGCGGTCCAGCCAGGTGCCGAGCACGGGGTTGAGGTCGTTATGAGCAGATTGACGACCTCAACCCCGTGGTCGACCGCAGGAAAGGTCCTGGTCAGCCGCCGCTGCCAGACTGGAACCATGACGCGTTCATCAGGCGCAGCGGTCGGCGGGCTTCTTCTCACGCCGGGGGCCGGGGCCGGTCGCGACCACCCGACGCTCGTCGCTGTCGAGGAGGCCGTGGCCCCGCTGCCCGTGCGCCGGGTCGACTTCCCGTACCGGCTCGCCGGGAAGCGCATGCCTGACCGGGCGCCGGTCGCGGTCGCGCACCTGGTCGAGGAGGCCGCGCGCTTCGCCGCCGAGGAGGGCTTCGCGCCCGACCGGCTCGTGCTCGGCGGCCGGTCCTACGGCGGACGCATGTGCTCGGTCGCCGTGGCCGAGGGCCTGCCCGCGGCCGGTCTCGTGCTGCTGAGCTACCCCCTGCACCCGCCGGGCAAGCCCGAGAAGCTGCGCGTCGACCACTTCCCGCAGCTCACGGTCCCCGTGCTGTTCGTGTCGGGCACGACCGACCCGTTCGGCTCCCCCACCGAGTTCGACGAGCACGTCGCCGCGATCCCCGGGCCGGTCACCCAGGTGCGACTGCCCGGCGCCCACGACGTGCGCAACGACCACGCGGCGGTGAGCGACGCCGTCGTGCGGTGGTTGGCGACGCTCTAGTCCGTGAGGTCGCGCAGCGGGGTCCACCCGACGGGTCGCGGACCGCGGACGTCGGCCCGCTCGTGGTCGGCCGCGGCCGACCACCCCTGCGCCTCGCGCGCCCCCCGCTGCCCGACGGCGCCGCGCGCCACCCGGAAGCCCACGTCCTCGAGCACGGCGTCGGGTGCGCTGCCCCGGCGCACCGAGGCGCGCACGCTCCACTCGCGGTCGGCCCACCCTCCCCCGCGCAGGCTGCGGTAGTCGCCGTAGCGCGCGGTGTCGGCGTAGTCCCAGCACCACTCCCAGACGTTGCCGAGCTGGTCGTGCGTGCCGAACACGTTGGGGGCCTTGTTACCGACCGGCTGCGGGCCCTCGACCTCGTCGGCCGCGGTCCAGGCGACCGCGGCCAGCGGGCCGTACGTCGGGGTGGTCGTCCCCGCGCGGCACGCCCACTCCCACTCGCCCTCGGTCGGCAGACGGTAGCCGTCGGCGCTCACGTCCCAGCGGACCGAGCGACCGTCGAGGGTGTAGGCCGGGGCCAGGCCCGCGACGATCGACGCCGCGTTGCACCAGCGGACGGCGTCGAACCAGGTCACGGGGTGCGCGGGGACGTCGTCGGGCGGGGTCGGTGACGGGCCGCCCGGGGGCCCGCTGCTCCGGGGCGGGGCGCTCCGGGGCGCGCTGCCCGGCGGCACGGGCACGGAGCGGACCTCTGCCCACGTGACCGGGGTCCGACCGATCTCGAAGCCCTGGAGGGTCGTGTCCCGGGCGGAGCCGGTGCGGGCGTCTCGCAGGGCGAGCGCGCCGCCGGGGACCCGGACGAGCCGGGGCGGGGAGAAGGCCGGGGGCGTGCTCGCGGGAGCCATGCGACGAGGGTAGCCACACCGGTCGTCGGCCCCGGGCGACGGGTCACCCGAGCGACGGACGCGCGACACGCGAGCGACACGCCAACGACACGCTGGGAGCGCTTCCACAATCACCCGGTCCCCAGTACCTTTGGCGCTGATATGTCGTGTTCGCCCCGTCGATCCGGGCATGTCGGACGAGTACGGTGATCAACCGTCCGGCACCAGCCCCGCTCGCACCCGAGAGCCGAGGGCGTCCCCCTCCTCCCCCTCGAAAGGTCCTCCTCGATGCGCGCAGCGCCCGTCGCCCTCCTCACGACAGCGATCCTCGTGGCCACCCCCACGATCGCGTCCGCAGGGTCCGACTCCCCCGTCCCGTACACCGTGACCGCGAGCGGCGTGAGCCTGCCCGCGGGCCAGGTGTTCCGCGAGCACGGGCACGTCAACTACCGCGCGACCGCGCTCGACGGGACCGGCGAGCAGAGCTTCAACGTCCACCTCGAGACGACGAACGGGCGATCGACCGCGGGCTACGTGGGCGCGGGCTTCCTCGACTTCGCCGGGGCGGCCGCGGCATTCCCCGCCGGATACTGCGTGACGTGGGTCCAGGTCGAGGGCTTCGACGAGCACTTCGGCGAGGGCGGCCAGGCACCGGAGTGCACGCCCCGGCCGACGCCGCTGAGCCCGGCCCCGCCCGTCACGCGCCCCGTCCCCGCCCCGAGCAGCGAGGTGCCCGACGGCGGAGCGCCGGTCGAGGCGCCCGCGTCGCCTCCGGTCACGGAAGCCCCGACGACGGCGGTCACCGAGCGCGAGCTCGCCGCGACGGGCCCGGCGCCCGAGGGCGTTCCCGTGGCAGGTGCGACGCCGGTCGCCCGGGCCGTCCCGTCGGCGGCGCCTGGTGTCGCACCTGGTGCGGCGGCGTCCGGGACTGCTACGGCGGGTGGCGACCAGGGCCTCGCGGCGACCGGCTCGAACGCCCTGCTCGTCGCGGGCGGGGCCGTCGTGCTGCTGGCCGCCGGGGCCGGTGCGGTGCTGCTGAGCCGCCGGTCGCGGCGCGCCTGACCCTCTCCCCCCAGAACGAGACGGGTGGTTCGGTCCGAGACGGGTTGCTGGGTCGCGTCCCCAGCAACCCGTCTCAGACCGAACCACCCATCTCACCCGGGGCGCGTCGGAGCGCCTAGCGCAGCGGCGCCACCGGGTACTCGGCGGGCGTCTTGCCCAGGGCCTCGGACAGCTCGAGCCGCTCCTCCAGGACGCCGGGGCGTTCCTGGTGCATCTCGGCGATCACGGCCTCCTGCGCGGCAGGCGTGAGGTGGTCGAAGTAGAGCGTCCCGTCGAGGTGCTGCGCCTCGTGCTGGAGCGCACGCCCCAGGAAGTGCGAGCCCTGGAGCTCGACGGGCTTGCCGTGCTGGTCGACCCCGCGCACGACCGCCTTCACGGGGCGGGCGAGCGGCGAGTACGCCCCCGGGATCGAGAGGCACCCCTCGTCGCTCTCCTCGATCTCGTCCTCGGGACCGTCGAAGACCTCCAGCACCGGGTTGACGACGTGCCCGACGTGACGGTCCTCGTTCTCGTCCTCGACGTCGTACACGAAGACTCGCAGGTCCACGCCGACCTGCGGCGCCGCCAGGCCCACGCCCTCCGCGACGAACATCGTCGTGAACAGGTCGTCGACGAGCTGCGCGAGCTCGGGCGTACCGAACTCTGTGACCTCACGGCACGGTGTGTGCAGGACGGACTCACCGATCTCGGTGATGCGCAGGATGTTGCCCCGCTCGACCTCGGGGGCGATCTCCGGGAAGGACTTGACCGGCTGGCCCAGGACGTAGGTGGTGGGGCGACGACGGCCGAAGGTGAACATGAGGACAAGCCTAGGCGGTGCTTCCGGCGGACCCAGCCGTCACCGGACGCCGCGCAGCGACGTCACTCCTCGTCCGCCGACCATGCTGCGGCCGCTTCACGCACCTCCTCGTCAGGATCGTTCGCGAGCCGTTCGACCAGCGGACGTGCTCCCGGGGTCGACCAGCCTGCGACCCTCCAGACGAGCGCAGCCCGCACCTCCGGGTCGGGATGCTCTGCGAGGTGCGCGAGCCGCTCGACGGGGCCTCGGCGGCGCCCTCCGAAGCCGTCCAGGACCTCGAGGATCGCCGTGACGTCGGAGGAGTCGACCGACTCCAACCGTGCCAGGAGGACCGGCACTCCGGGCCACGGACCGTCGACCGGGTCGGGGCGCCGTTCGAGCAGACGCGCGGCCCCGAACGTCCCCGGCGCCCGGCATCCCCGGCAGGTGCACGGCGCGGTGCCGTGCGCGTCGGGGACGTACCGCCACCCCACGGGCCTGCGCAGCTCCCGGACGTGCCTCACCTCCGCGACCGAGACCGCCCGGGGAAGGAAGACCTCCCAGCCGCGAGGGTCGGTCAGCCCCGTGATGCGGGCCACGGCGGCGGCCGCGGTCGACGAGGTGGCGACCCCGTCGAAGCGGCCGACCGTCACCTGTTCGGTGTCGGGGAGCCGCACCTGGACCGTGACCACTCGCCCGCGCCCTTGAGACCGGACCAGCTCACGCGACCACTGGTGGGTGGCGACATGGTCCCGCAGGACCGGGAAGAGGAAGACACCTCGCCGCTCGTCACCCGGGATGCGTCCGACGCTCCGGGCCGCGACGCCCGAGCGACTGATCCTCTCCCCGTTCGCGGCCGGGGTCAGATGGACGAAGGTGGCCATGCGAGGCATGGTAGCGGGCCTCCCGGACGTGACCCGCCCACGGTCCCGGTCCCGGTCCTGGTCCTGGTCCCATGACGATCGCGTAA
This region of Oerskovia jenensis genomic DNA includes:
- a CDS encoding formylglycine-generating enzyme family protein translates to MAPASTPPAFSPPRLVRVPGGALALRDARTGSARDTTLQGFEIGRTPVTWAEVRSVPVPPGSAPRSAPPRSSGPPGGPSPTPPDDVPAHPVTWFDAVRWCNAASIVAGLAPAYTLDGRSVRWDVSADGYRLPTEGEWEWACRAGTTTPTYGPLAAVAWTAADEVEGPQPVGNKAPNVFGTHDQLGNVWEWCWDYADTARYGDYRSLRGGGWADREWSVRASVRRGSAPDAVLEDVGFRVARGAVGQRGAREAQGWSAAADHERADVRGPRPVGWTPLRDLTD
- a CDS encoding HEAT repeat domain-containing protein, with amino-acid sequence MATFVHLTPAANGERISRSGVAARSVGRIPGDERRGVFLFPVLRDHVATHQWSRELVRSQGRGRVVTVQVRLPDTEQVTVGRFDGVATSSTAAAAVARITGLTDPRGWEVFLPRAVSVAEVRHVRELRRPVGWRYVPDAHGTAPCTCRGCRAPGTFGAARLLERRPDPVDGPWPGVPVLLARLESVDSSDVTAILEVLDGFGGRRRGPVERLAHLAEHPDPEVRAALVWRVAGWSTPGARPLVERLANDPDEEVREAAAAWSADEE
- the def gene encoding peptide deformylase, with amino-acid sequence MFTFGRRRPTTYVLGQPVKSFPEIAPEVERGNILRITEIGESVLHTPCREVTEFGTPELAQLVDDLFTTMFVAEGVGLAAPQVGVDLRVFVYDVEDENEDRHVGHVVNPVLEVFDGPEDEIEESDEGCLSIPGAYSPLARPVKAVVRGVDQHGKPVELQGSHFLGRALQHEAQHLDGTLYFDHLTPAAQEAVIAEMHQERPGVLEERLELSEALGKTPAEYPVAPLR
- a CDS encoding DUF305 domain-containing protein; this encodes MNKHTLTKAAIGLTLGSTLVLAGCADTSDGADMEGHDMGDGSPSQDTGADAAGANDADVMFAQMMIPHHEQALVMSRIVLDTEGVDPAVVDLATRIESAQEPEIATMEGFLDEWGAEPMGDHSGHEMDGMLSEAEIQALEAADAATVSRLFLEGMIAHHEGAVDMAKAELADGENPEALALAQEIIDAQESEIAEMQDLLAAL
- a CDS encoding alpha/beta hydrolase family protein gives rise to the protein MTRSSGAAVGGLLLTPGAGAGRDHPTLVAVEEAVAPLPVRRVDFPYRLAGKRMPDRAPVAVAHLVEEAARFAAEEGFAPDRLVLGGRSYGGRMCSVAVAEGLPAAGLVLLSYPLHPPGKPEKLRVDHFPQLTVPVLFVSGTTDPFGSPTEFDEHVAAIPGPVTQVRLPGAHDVRNDHAAVSDAVVRWLATL